GCTGCCGCCGTGGAGGCTGCCGCCCAGGAGGAGGACTCTTCCAAGCCTCTCATTGAGGAGTGGATGTCCCATCGCCATGCCCTCGAGGACATCATCCGCGACTTGAACCAGCCCGATGACACCAGGAACATCCAGCTCATTCAGGATGCTCAGAACCACCTGTCCGCCATGGGCAAGATCGGACACAACCTGAGCCCGTCTCAGCCAATGGATGTCAAGATGCCTTTCCACCGGAACTTCGTCCAGGCCGGATGAACAACTATTTTGGTCCGTAAAAACCCGCACCGCTCTGTCCGAAGACGTTCACTAACCAGAATACTCCAGAGTTGTGAATTATCAACCCCCACCCTAGAAGAGTGCTACCAGCTTTGCATGCAAGCGCATCGAGCTCGGTCCTTGACGGCATCGTGATCCTCTACATTGTAGACGTTGCTAGTCACTGGGAGCCATCGCCTTGCTGCCGCGAGGGGCTCGTGTGTACCATGCTCTTCCATGGATGGACCGCAAAGCCCAAGGTCAACTTTACATGCCCACGGCTATGGATACATCCAGGATCGAACCCATGGACACCCATCATTGGGAGACTCGCGAGCTATGAGAAACGCTCTAGTAAAAGCCGAGCCGtggccagagagagaggaggaacGCCGTTCGAGACGGCGAGGCATATTTGATTTTCGCGCAAGACTGGATTTTTATTAGAAGGTGGCAACATGTAAGAGCTCGCGCTCGACGTAACAGAACTTGTATTGTTTTTTTGGAAAGGAAACCCTCACAGTACGAGGCCTATCCACGAACAAAGTGGAGAGTTACAGACTCGAATATGGGAACAACAGCAACTGGATTTTAGATTGTGTTATTTTGAAAGCAAACGTAGGGGAGACAAGCTAGTAATCGAGTAAGAGAGAAAATCGGAGAAAATCGTGTCCAATTTCTGGCTGCTTCTTATCAAAACGCCCCGCGACGTAGTTACTGCTCGATTGAGCTCCATCCATCACTGAGGAACGAAGGGTTGAAGATCGATCCGCAAACTACTGGAAGCCTCTGGGCCCAGAAACGAAGCATCCCACGCCCCACGGCCCTGTGTCTCCTGCGTGCGTGGACTGCGTATGAGTTGACTGTGGCGTGTATGTGTGAGTACCACCCCCCCTATGTGTGTGTTCACGTGCTATGTTGGATTTCGAGCTCACGGAGAGCAGTCGGCGAGCGCCCTCTTGGGTGCCGAACTGTTGTCTGCTGGCCTGGGTGGGCTCTCGCCCCTCCCAGTTTGTTGCATCATTCGTAGTCACACTGTCCTACTGTCCTGCCGTCCATCTCTCCCTCACAAGAAGCCGGGTCCGCGTGGAGGTTTTTGCACCGGCTCCCAATGCACTGTAGAATGCCGTCTCAGGTTGGAGTCACTTTTTAAAATACAGGTAGGTctcccctctttctctcttacTTACCCATTGGGGgaccccccctttctttctttctttctttctttctctcatctcatctcctTTTTGACTGCCGCCTGCGTATCTGCGGGAGCCAGACGAACGGTCTTGAGCCCGGATGGCGGCAGGTGTCGAAGTCTAGGACAGTACGGCAAGGACAAGACAGCTCATGTGATCAGAAAGGGTCTTTGCAACACGTCGCAAAGGAACTTGCTCTTGATTCCTGTATGGACCACATTTGTCCAAGGGGGGTTCTTGCTTCAGTGCGCGACCCAAGTACATTTGCTGACAAGAACAGTAGCTCCGGTTCGGGGAGTGCGGCCGAACGTGAGGAGACACGGACGGGGAAgcgcggggagggggggacgaAAGAGGACAAGGGCCACCCACATAGAGACGATGAACCCGAGGGAAGAACGCATCTGAGTTCTTCCACCCCGGTTTTCTTGGGACAGCAGTACGGGACCAAAAGGCGAAGAGAAAAGACCGAGTCAAGGGCATGCGGGGAAgatgggaaggggggttgaTGGCATCTCAGACGGGCAATGTTGAACAGTCTGGCATACTCGATGGGAATGCTCTGCGAACACGCTTTGACGGCATGCCGCCGCTAACATACCTGGCCCAGAGGCGTAATCCCCATAGGAGGTACTGTCGGGCAAGATGTGGCAAGAGTAGGTGAGACAAGATTGAATCCTCGTTGATAGCAAGGCCCAAATACATACACCCGTCCAAGTCAAGCCCGGCAGGCCTTTGACGAGGTTGCGTCCTGCTGACAGGATTATCTGTGAGCTTTGCCGTCATCCGACGTGGGACTGCACTCTTATCCACAAAGATCTGCGTCGGCGGTAGGTCGGCGGGTAAATTGGCTATAGGCTTCCCTCAGCTGGTGACACGACTCCAATACTGGAGGAAGCGGAACGGTTATGCTTCAATGGAGGACTTTGAAGAGAGCCTACCGAGAGGCCAGTGTGTTGGGAGATTTCTGAtcgccccccttcccctccctaTCAGACCGCGGCCTGGATAAGCGCAAGTGGTGGGCTGATGATCTGGTCAGCAGAACCAACGACGTGCAGAGTTTCGTTATTTGGACCTGCCTTCGGGAACGGTGCCGAGGGGAGGTTCGTCAACAACCTCTGGGAGACGGAAGGTAACGGAACAAAGTTGGGCCAACCACAACTCTCTTGTCTGGCGTCCATGGCGTCCGCGCACGAGAGTTTGCACCGGTTGGGATGCTTCCGCTTtggggttttcttttctccccaGAATGCAGGCCAAATGTACAGATGGGAGGGCGATCGGCGAGATTGGGACGTCGGGCTAAGAGAAGCCTTTTTGGAAAGAGAACTGTCTGCCGTATTATTGGTCATGAGCGTCATGGCCAGAGTTCAGGCTTGGCTCCCGAGAAGCTTACAtaaaaagtataaatatGGCCACaaaaggaagggaaaagCAGAGAACCACCGCGCCGCCACGTCTTGGGTGTACTGTAAGAACCCCTCCCAAATAAACACCTGCCAAGCGAGAGACGATCTCCAAACACTGTTTGTTGGGCCCTTCCTGCATGTACATACATGTTGTACAGCGCGACAAGCCTTTCGTTTCGTTCAAATTACCCCCCAAACGTACCGATCGATCCGGATTTGGCATGTCTTCCCAGAGGCGCAGGCACCGCCGAGTATCTGTAGTGGTCGTAGGCGCTGTAACGGACCTCGGCCTCAAGGTCGTCGATGCTTTGGCGGTATATGCTCTCAATGTCATCTAGAATTCGACTGTGACGGGTGCTTTCGCCTGCCGTGGTagtggtggcggtggtgatgtGGCTATCGCGACTGTATTCTATTGGGCTGTAAATGCTCGGGCGGTGCTGGCTGGAGGGCTCCGAATTGTTCCTCACGTGCTGGATCCTTGGGCGACTGAAGTTGCTTACTGCCTGGCGCCGGGTCAAGTCTGTTTGTTCTCTTGTTCGACCGCTGGCGGCACGCCTCCTATCTGCCGGGCCCAAGCTGGCTTCGTCGAGTTGAATGTTGATGGTGTAGACCGAGTGGTTCTTCAGCACGGCTGGCAATGGCTTGTTGAGTGCTGCCTCGCCGAACCGTTTCTCTGCTGGTGATTTTGATTCTGTCGAAAGGGCTTCAAGCTCCTTCGCATCAGAACCGTTCGAGACCTGACTGGTAATTGCCAAGCCGTTTGCAGTTTTATTCGTGGGTACGGGGGCACTGGCAGCATGCGACTTGCGCGAGACTGTGCCCAGCAATTTGGGAACGTATTTGTTGAAAAACGGTTTGGTCGAGGGTATGCTGGTACATATGATGCCGAGAAACAGCTCAACACAGGACATTAGCCAGTTGATCCAGGCATTCCAGGTCGCGTCTGGCTCTGTGGTCATGATCCAGGTAAAGTACGTCCGGGCCACACCGGCGAACGAGGCGATGAAGCCGGCGCCAAACAAGATATTGACAATGGTCATCTGTCTCGGGGTAAGCTTGTCGGCGTAGACGACGCGCACAAGAGTAAGTGGAAGTAGGACCACCGCGAAGTCGGTGGCAGTGTTGATGATGCtagcgacgaggaggtgaGCGGCCTCGTTAATGCAGTTCTGTGGTCCTACGGAGAGCGTCCAGTACAACCTGAGAGGCCTTTGTCCTGTTAGTTGAGGAGTGGTCAAAGGTGATCAAGACATCCTCACCGGCACTGTAGCATGACTACCAGCATGAAGACGATGCAATTTACAGAAATGAAGACCTGGAGCACCATGACCAGTATCCTCAGCTTGTTTGAAGCGGCGTAGGCGAATCGATGCATCAGAGCAAGCATCGAGAGCTTGGTGAAACTGGTCGCAAGGTCGAACAAGATCTGGCTGGCGAGCCCTATCTGAAGGGATCCAGTGAGAATATCCGTGGGCACGTCCCATACATGCCGTCCCCAACCGTAGTTGTTAGTGGcgatgacgccgaggaccACGAAGCCCGTGGCTGGGACGAAggccaagacgacgaggatgtcaTCCCAGCCGAACCCATTGGTGATGCATCGCCGCGTGTATATCCGGATGGCGAGAATGATCGTGGCGATTGCcaggaggatgatggcgacgatcTCGCTGGCCGGGCCTCTGGTTTCGGGGTTGTCGTAACGCGGTAGTGGCCAACTGAGAATGACTTCTACCGGCGGAATTCTCATGTCGTTGACGGCGTGGACATGTTGTAGACGCGGGATTTGGCCAAAGTACAGCAAACTTCTCGAAAAAGACGCAGAAGAAgattttggggggggggggttattCTCCTCCTTATTCCTTCCTCTACAGCGGCGAAAGAGGTGGTCCGAGTACACGAGTGGACGAATGGCAGACGGGATGAGAGGGGTTGGGCAAATGGGCAAATAGACCTTTTCAGTATCGGTAACCGTGCTTGAACCAGACCAacagacgacggcgatgggaAAGCATAACTGGTGCTTGTGACATCAACATGATGATGTGAGGCCCCGGCCCAATATATCCTTCCCCTCTGATGGTGGCCATCCCAACCCTGGCGCCGCGCCTGCAGACGGCCTGGTACGACTGATAGCCGTTGGCGAGACGTTCTCCAGGCCGCACGGATGGCCTGAACTGGGGTTACGATGAGGTACTGGTGGTGTTGTGTCGATTTGTCTTTCTCTCGCCACTAGACAGCCAAGGGGTATTGCTGAAAAGGGAATCGCGGATGCTACACTGTTGACCTAAGCGCACCTTGGCCAGTTGCAAATCTGTGTGAGGAAGTCGGGTAGGCAAGCAGACTTTCACGCCTTGCTTCTTTGCACAAGTCGTATTCTGCGACAACATCGCAAAGCTCCACCATAACCATTGTGTGCAGGGACGGCTTCCAGACTCGTAGTATTGTCTTGCGAGTGGGGAAGACGTCGGTTTAGCCCCAGCCGAGGAGGCTCGACTTGCTTAGATGGGTGCAAGAAGGCAGACCCAGGCCTAGGGATTCGGCTCGAATGCCGCTACCACGGCGGGCATTAGTGACAGCTTCCCAAGATGGCTGTCGGAAGCTCTCGGTCTTGGATGTTGAGGGTATCGAGCCTTCACTCATGATGGTTAACATCATGCACCAGGCCTGCCATCACGCGGATGACAGGGCAAGGAAGGGCAGCAAGGCTGTTCGGCAATGTGGCCTGCCGTAGCAAGGGGCTTCGATTGGGCAGGAAACCGCTATTTGGAACAAGCGGTTGAAGTTCAGAGCTCTGCCCCTAGTCTGGATGTGGCGATGGTAATGGCTGTCCAGGGTTGCGGGATGCCGGGTTGCACTACGAGTTAATGTGAAAGAGACATGTCTCCCTGGACGAAGATCAAAAACGTTTGTGCCAGGGTGCAAATATTGACGAGTCGTCTTTAGGCCATGCCACCATCTCGTTTCTCCCCACAAATTGGTGGCCCTTGGCTAAAAGAGGGAGTGTTTGAAGCTTGGCAGGACGCACGGGAATTGGGTTCGCATGGGCGCTTTGACTGCCGAGCGAGGGGACTGTCAAACCGAACGCGTCGGAAGATTTTGGACACCACAGGACCATTGTGGCTCTCGTCTTCTGGTCCAAGGTCACAAGAGGCTATGGTGAGAGAGAGCCTCCCACGGAACGACGACTCTCGATGTCTTGAGCTGTCGGGGTTCGGTCCCTATCACATCGGCTCAGGTCGTTCCGGGGCCAGTAGCGATGGAAGATCACTCTGGCTGACAAACAGAATATTCGAGGACTTGCGTATTATCGGCGCTAAGGAAACCAAGGAGCGAAGCGGCATATGTGACGTGAAAGTTGGGAAGCTGGCAGACGGTTGATAGCATTTGGATGTTGCAAGTTGCGCTCTCGAACATATTTCTGATCCACACGTAGGTACGTATCCTGATCTTTGTCACTAACAGGACGACACCTCCACTGGGGACTCGGGGCTGCTTCAATGTACCTAATCCAAGCAGCATCTACTTGTCCGCTTCTTCCCTGTAGGCTTACAACTATGTTTGGGACATCTGTCGGAATTTGTCACCGCCATCTTTGCCTCGTGTTCAAAccgaaaaagaagaaagaaaacagTCCCTAACGCCTCGTCGCTACCTGTATGACCGGATTTGCAATTTTCTGACCTGTCCCCGAACCACACTTGGCTAGTAGATGTTTCAATTGGCACAAACTGCCGGGGTTCAGGTGTCCTCCGCGAATGGTTTATGCACGCACAGCTCGGTCCCGGTGTTCCTGTCGTTTAGCAAACGACCCAGGACATGGAAGAACGCACCCGGTCCTCTCCTCCCGCTCTCCCTCGAAAGCCCCGGCGCCATGATCCGCCCCGGGACCCTGGAGGGGCGAAGATGCGATTGGACCCTTGGACCCGGGGCTGTCCAACCCTACGTGTGTCCGGCCTGCCGTCAGCTGCGCGCTATTAACTAACCGATTCAAACCACAATGACACCCGGCATGGTCACTAGGTGCGATGAACAATTGATGAAATCACGGGCTTGGTGACAGGCCGCTTTTCTATAAAACCCCGACGTCTAGTAGGTCAGACGCTGTGGTAAACCGGCGTGTTTCGGACGGTCCTCCGACGAGTCGTACCGCCATCCGCGGACGAAACGTTGGGATGACACTGCGATCACCCTCGAGGTTCCGTCTCATGGGAGGGAAACCATCAGATCTCGAGTACAATGCGGTCCTTCAAGACGTCTTGCTCGTCTTGGCAGCCTTTCAAAAAGCCAACCGATGTCATCCGCTTCCCATGGTTAAAACCGCCGCTCTGGCGTTGCCCCATCATCTGGTTCCGGTTCACATATGCGTTGTTTGTCATGGAGTCTTGCTAGCATGCCTTTATGGCCTTTTGCACCGAGCTTCCTCTACTTGATGTTGGCGTTGTTGCGACAATTGGATTTGGCTAGGCAATAGTAATTCCTAAACGATGCGCAGACTTGACACTATTCTGGAATGAGTGagatgaagaaaaaaaaacaagtaaATACTCAGGACCAAATGCCGAGCCCGACGGGTTTGAGGCGCCGGGAGTGGGGAAGTTGACCCGGTGGCAGGCCCGATGGGCGGCTGCGATGCATTGTGTCGGGCCCGAATTTCGTCTCTTCAGCAAATGCTTTCTCTCTTTGTCACGTCCAACGCACTCATTTGGTCATCTGTGTCTGTCAATGTCGATTATGTCTATTTTCGGCATCGAACGGCTAGCTATGCCTGGTATGCTGTCTTTGGGCTTGGGATGCCAGGCGGATGGAACGTCAATtcagaaaaaaaaaccccccctGGTCTTATGGGATCCTTTTCTACGTATACTGCGAGTTGAATGAAAATATGTCTCACAGTAGTACGTCCCAAAGCCACGACTCGGGGGCCAATACGACGCTGCTTAGCAGTGCATAGGTCTGAGCTGAGAGATCCCAAACCGGATCAAGGAGTTCTAGATCAGCACGACACGAGGACCAACTTGTATAGGTTCATGCTTCCTAGTCTTGCTGTCCATGGGATGTCATATAGAAACGAGACTCACTTCCTCGGGGGGCCACGAAGATGATCTGTACCATACGGGAAAACGGAAACTCTGGAGACTGCCCACTGTCGTCGATCTACACCGAACCGCAGCAAGCGTGTATATCGGATGAGACACTTTACTCTCTCGTCTACTCAACGGAGGAGGTCTGAAACCGCGGCCTCTCAATTTGGGTCGATGTTAAGTGTAAGATATCTGAGACAGCATCACCACGTTTCTGCTTTTAGAGCCCTAGATCGAAGACAATACGCACTGTTCTTGGGACGGCTCAGAACCGCAGACGTGTTGACAACAGGGGCCTCTGCGTCGTAAATGACAGCTTTTTCGTTTTCGGGTCAGAAGTTGAGTCACTTCAAACATCTGcacacgacgacgagattCACAAGTGTCAGGTTAGGGAGGCAAGGCTACATAGTCTATTCCATGCAAAAGGGATGTTGGTTAGTGCAGTAGGATAAATCGACCTGCTACTCAGTGCTTACCAGAAGTGTTGGTGTCACTCAGAGCCATCGCTTCTTGAATAGTTGGTCAATATGTCACATACGACCAAGAAGCCAACTCCAATACACAGTCCCGAGGTTGACAGAAGCCGGCAACCAATTAGCCGTGACATCGGGAGAAACAGGATTCCGACCGacccggccccggcccagCCTGTTACCTCACAGAAATAAAGCGGCCTCATTGTTCATGCTTGCCCTTGTCAAATAAGCAGCTTAGACGACTGGACGTGACCAAGAACCGTAAACCGAACTCGGCTGTGAACACTGGCGACTCGGGCCCTCGATTGGCCAGGTTTGTGACCGAGTCCTTGTTGTGGTTCATCGCCACGGGAGGGTCGAACGCTTCACCATCTCAGATTGAAGCTGCAATGTAGCGCCAATTGGGGAGTGTAATGTTGCATGCCATTCACTGATGCGTGGGAATTGCAGCGGACATCCGATTGGGTTGTCAAAGAAGAAGCCCGGCATCCGGAGGGCTCAAAGGAAGAGCAACGGGCCGACTGGGCACGAAAAGTGTTGAGGGGGTACTGTTTGTTGGAAGACGGTCTCAGCCCACAGACAAGTACAAGCTCAGATTACGAAAGCTGGACTGCTGCCTCTGCAAGCTGCAAGGGAGGTTGAGTGCGGGGCAGGGCAGGTAGCTGAAGGCCCCCCGGGCCAGGTCGGAGCCGCTGGGAGACCCCACCGGAACTGCTGATTTGTGCTGCAAACTGGTGTACTAGCTGCCCCTCTTCCCTCTTGCGCAGCCCACGCTGGCGCCCCTCCCTTCTGCCCCTCCATGAGACAAGCCCAGCCCACCTCACGCTGGAGCTTTTGACGTGACCCAACCCTGAGGTCTTTTTACTATTACCGTTAAGCTACCACTGCCAACCCCATCCTGCGTCATTTACATCCAGCCTTGATCTGATCTTTTCCTCCCAACAGTCCATCAGACGTCTCAAACTCCAACAACACACCCCCTTAAACCCTCAGATACTACCAATTGCCCAATATGGCTCGCAAgttcttcgtcggcggcaactTCAAGATGTAAGTCTCGTCCGTTGGCGGGGTCCCACGATCTCTGCACACCAGAGAGGGGGGCCGAAAGTTGGAGGCTTCGATTTGCAGCCAAAACAACACAGACTGACGGCGTGGGTTTCCCGCATCACAGGAACGGGTCTATCTCGTCCATCAAGGAGATTGTCCAGAACCTGAACAACGCTAACCTCGACCCTAACACTGGTATGTGCCATCCCACTCCCAGTGCTGTCCTGATGGATGTGCATCTCGGCTGACAACCACCCTGCAGAGGTTGTTGTCTCTCCTCCCGCCATCTAcctcca
The genomic region above belongs to Colletotrichum higginsianum IMI 349063 chromosome 2, whole genome shotgun sequence and contains:
- a CDS encoding Integral membrane protein; its protein translation is MRIPPVEVILSWPLPRYDNPETRGPASEIVAIILLAIATIILAIRIYTRRCITNGFGWDDILVVLAFVPATGFVVLGVIATNNYGWGRHVWDVPTDILTGSLQIGLASQILFDLATSFTKLSMLALMHRFAYAASNKLRILVMVLQVFISVNCIVFMLVVMLQCRPLRLYWTLSVGPQNCINEAAHLLVASIINTATDFAVVLLPLTLVRVVYADKLTPRQMTIVNILFGAGFIASFAGVARTYFTWIMTTEPDATWNAWINWLMSCVELFLGIICTSIPSTKPFFNKYVPKLLGTVSRKSHAASAPVPTNKTANGLAITSQVSNGSDAKELEALSTESKSPAEKRFGEAALNKPLPAVLKNHSVYTINIQLDEASLGPADRRRAASGRTREQTDLTRRQAVSNFSRPRIQHVRNNSEPSSQHRPSIYSPIEYSRDSHITTATTTTAGESTRHSRILDDIESIYRQSIDDLEAEVRYSAYDHYRYSAVPAPLGRHAKSGSIGTFGG